One Cucumis sativus cultivar 9930 chromosome 1, Cucumber_9930_V3, whole genome shotgun sequence DNA segment encodes these proteins:
- the LOC101213662 gene encoding serine/threonine-protein kinase D6PK has product MASKSNLRPSAKQPTGITGVKGTDVSVLKSLPSQTSLGNKIGSVVSGDVLNYTQKSLNQSTLIDSSNSKSSSLNHKESTESCNQIIKENSSKSDAKTEGLNGTQGLAEDSIDSKKKISECGSGKDSSVSAKVSDGTNSISKTSGSAKISDRIEMVESGKSSMCRGSTSSDISDESTCSSFSSSISKPHKANDLRWEAIQAVRARDGILGLGHFRLLKRLGCGDIGSVYLSELSGTKCYFAMKVMDKGSLASRKKLLRAQTEREILQSLDHPFLPTLYTHFETDKFSCLVMEFCPGGDLHTLRQRQPGKHFTEQAVKFYVAEVLLALEYLHMLGIVYRDLKPENVLVREDGHIMLSDFDLSLRCAVSPTLVKGSCSESEPLRKNSTYCVQPACIEPSCIQPSCVVPTTCFTPRLFSSKSKKDRKPKTEIGNQVTPLPELIAEPTEARSMSFVGTHEYLAPEIIKGEGHGSAVDWWTFGIFLYELLFGKTPFKGSGNRATLFNVVGQPLRFPESPVVSFAARDLIRGLLVKEPQHRLAYKRGATEIKQHPFFEGVNWALIRCASPPEVPKPVEIERIPSPAPPVSGKAIMARPGPDSKSSDNYLEFDFF; this is encoded by the exons ATGGCCTCAAAGTCGAATTTGAGACCTTCTGCAAAGCAACCTACGGGGATTACCGGCGTTAAAGGGACTGATGTGAGTGTTCTAAAGTCCTTACCTTCACAGACTTCATTAGGAAACAAAATTGGTTCTGTTGTCTCTGGAGATGTATTGAACTACACACAGAAATCCTTGAATCAGTCTACTTTGATTGATTCATCAAATAGCAAATCCTCAAGTTTAAATCATAAAGAGTCTACTGAGTCTTGTAATCagataattaaagaaaattcctCAAAGTCTGACGCTAAGACAGAAGGTCTTAACGGGACTCAGGGCTTAGCGGAGGACTCTATAGATTCCAAGAAGAAAATATCAGAATGTGGGAGTGGGAAGGATAGTTCAGTTTCTGCCAAAGTCAGTGATGGAACAAACAGTATTTCCAAGACGAGTGGAAGTGCAAAAATTAGTGACCGCATTGAGATGGTTGAGAGTGGCAAGAGCAGCATGTGTCGTGGAAGCACAAGCAGCGACATCAGTGACGAAAGTACTTGTAGCAGCTTTAGTAGTAGTATCAGTAAGCCTCACAAAGCAAATGACTTGAGATGGGAGGCCATCCAAGCTGTACGTGCAAGGGACGGGATATTGGGATTAGGTCATTTTAGACTATTGAAAAGACTGGGATGTGGGGATATCGGAAGCGTCTACCTGTCAGAGTTGAGTGGTACTAAATGTTATTTTGCTATGAAGGTCATGGACAAAGGGTCTCTAGCAAGTCGAAAGAAGTTGCTTCGAGCTCAGACTGAAAGAGAAATATTGCAATCTCTTGATCATCCATTCCTTCCTACATTATATACTCATTTTGAGACTGATAAATTTTCATGCTTAGTGATGGAGTTTTGCCCTGGGGGAGACTTGCACACTCTAAGGCAGAGGCAGCCAGGGAAGCATTTTACCGAACAGGCAGTGAA ATTTTATGTAGCAGAGGTCCTCTTAGCACTCGAGTATCTTCATATGCTTGGGATTGTATACCGGGACCTTAAGCCTGAGAATGTTCTTGTGAGGGAAGATGGACATATAATGCTTTCAGACTTCGATCTTTCACTAAGATGTGCAGTTAGTCCAACATTGGTGAAGGGCTCATGTTCCGAGTCTGAACCTTTGAGAAAGAATTCAACTTATTGTGTTCAACCGGCTTGTATTGAACCTTCCTGCATCCAGCCCTCCTGTGTAGTTCCCACGACATGCTTCACTCCCCGACTTTTCTCTAGCAAGTCGAAGAAGGATAGAAAACCCAAGACTGAAATAGGAAATCAGGTAACGCCTTTGCCAGAGCTCATTGCAGAGCCTACCGAGGCGAGGTCAATGTCATTTGTTGGTACACATGAATATTTGGCACCAGAGATCATTAAAGGCGAAGGTCATGGAAGTGCTGTTGACTGGTGGACTTTTGGAATCTTCCTATATGAACTGTTGTTTGGTAAAACTCCTTTTAAGGGATCTGGGAATCGAGCCACGTTGTTCAACGTCGTTGGTCAGCCTTTGCGGTTTCCTGAATCACCAGTTGTCAGTTTTGCTGCAAGGGATCTCATCAGGGGATTGCTTGTCAAGGAACCACAGCATAGATTAGCTTACAAACGAGGGGCTACTGAGATCAAACAACATCCTTTCTTTGAAGGTGTTAACTGGGCACTGATACGTTGCGCTTCACCACCAGAAGTACCAAAGCCTGTTGAGATTGAGAGGATACCCTCACCAGCACCTCCAGTCAGTGGAAAAGCTATAATGGCTAGACCTGGCCCCGATTCCAAATCATCTGATAATTATCTGgagtttgatttcttttag
- the LOC101215271 gene encoding uncharacterized protein LOC101215271 has protein sequence MLTLEGDVYFGTDDFLLDPSLSANEDEESSELFEIELGIEVRSNCKLEDDCGESWFSFDFRKSNHCVYVGISDNFDSSLDALQWTLHFAVLSSTIVYLFRVFPEIRFIPSPLGMLPRSQVSPKWRSSGLKRAKKREFLQKFVNKCLAVQVYIISRLHSMHFS, from the exons ATGTTGACTTTGGAAGGAGATGTTTACTTCGGCACTGATGATTTCTTATTAGATCCAAGTTTAAGCGCGAATGAAGATGAGGAATCGAGCGAGCTGTTCGAGATTGAGCTAGGGATTGAGGTGCGATCCAATTGTAAACTGGAGGATGATTGCGGGGAAAGTTGGTTCTCCTTTGATTTCCGCAAATCAAACCATTGCGTTTACGTTGGGATTAGCGATAACTTCGATTCGAGTTTGGACGCCTTGCAATGGACTCTCCATTTCGCTGTTTTATCCTCCACTATCGTTTATCTCTTTCGTGTCTTCCCCGAGATTCGCTTCATTCCCAGCCCAT TGGGAATGCTTCCGAGGAGCCAGGTTAGTCCTAAGTGGAGAAGTTCAGGACTGAAGAGAGCAAAAAAGAGGGAGTTTCTTCAAAAGTTTGTTAATAAATGTTTGGCTGTTCAGGTATATATCATCAGCAGATTACATTCTATGCATTTCAGTTAG